Genomic window (Xylanimonas protaetiae):
GCGGATGCGGGCTAGGGGAGCATGGTGAACCGCAGCGTCACGAGCTGGAACGGCCGCAGCGACAGCACGACGACACCGTCCGGTCCGCCGTCCGCGTCGGCGAGCGCGCGTGCGGGCACCGCCCGCTCCAGCAGGTCGGTCTCCGTCACGCCCGCGTACGCGAACGACGGCGTGACCCGGGCCGTGGCCCGCCCGCCGTGGGCCTCGTAGAGGCGGACGACGACGTCGCCGCTGCGGTCCTCGGCGAGCTTGACGGCCTCGACCACGACGGCGTCGTCGTCCACGGTGAGCAGCGGCGCGACCGGCGCGGCGCTCCCGACGACGCGGACGGGCAGGTTGAGCCGGTACCCCGCCCGCACGGCGTCCGCGATGCCCGCCCCCACGACGACGGAGCAGCGCAGCGTGTGCACGCCCTGGTCGGCGTCGGGGTCGGGGAACAGCGGTGCGCGCAGGAGCGACAGGCGCACCGTCGTCGTCGTGCCGTCGGCGCGGGCCGCCCGCGTGACGTCGTGGCCGTACGTGGCGTCGTTGGCGACGGCGACGCCGTAGCCCGGCTCGCCGACGTGCACCCAGCGGTGCGCGACGGTCTCGAACCGGGCGGCGTCCCAGGACGTGTTGGCGTGCGTGGGCCGGTGGACGTGCCCGAACTGGATCTCGGACGTCGCCCGGTCGGCGTGCACGTCGAGGGGGAACGCGAGCTTGAGCAGGTGCTGGCGCTCGTGCCAGTCCACGGTGGTCTCGACGTCGACCGCCGGAGAGCCTGCGTCCAGCGACACGACCTGCTCGACCGTCGAGCTCCCGAAGGTGCGCCGGACCCGCACGGCCACCCTCGCGGGCGTGTCCAGGTCGAGCGTCACGGCGTCGGCCGCGCGCAGGTCGGTCGCCGAGCGCCGGTAGTGCGCGTCGACGTCCCACGCGTCCCAGCGCGCCGGGGTGTCGCGGTGGAGCTGGAGCAGGTTGCCCGCGGCTCCCGGCGCCAGCACGTCGCGGTCGGCGGCGAGGTCGCGCACGGACGTGAGCAGGCCGTCGGCGTCGACGACGACGCGCACGCGGTCGTTGGCGAGCACGAACCCGCCGTCGGTGGCGGTGACGCGGGCGTCGGACCCGCGCACGACCGGGCCCGCGCCGAAGGCCGGGACGCCGTCGAGCTCGTACGGCCCGGCGTTGAACGCCAGCGGCGTGCCGCCGCCCGCTGGGTCGCCGCCCGCACGCTCGCCGCTCGAAGGCTCATCGCCCGCACGCTCGCCCGCCGGCGGCGAGGCGGCAGCGAGGGCGGCCACCGCCGCGCCGATCAGTCCCTCGAGCTCCGCCGACGCGGCCGCATGGTTGCGCTCCGCCTCGCGGTGCACCCACGCGATCGACGACCCGGGCAGGATGTCGTGGAACTGCTGCAGCAGGATCAGGCGCCACAGCCGCTCCAGGTCGTCGTACGGGTACGCCGCCCCGGCGCGCAGCGCCGCCGTCGTCGCCCACAGCTCGGCCTCGCGCAGCAGGTGCTCGTTGCGGCGGTTGCCCCGCTTGGTGCGGGCCTGCGACGTGTACGTGCCCCGGTGGAGCTCCAGGTAGAGCTCGCCGCTCCACACGGGCGGGTCCGGGTACTCGGCCTCGGCGTCGGCGAAGAAGCTCGCCGCGCTGCCGACGCGCACCCGCGGCGACCCCTCGAGGGAGCGGGTGCGCGCGGCCGCTGCGAGCATCTCGCGCGTCGGGCCGCCACCGCCGTCCCCCCAGCCGAACGGGACGAGCGAGACGCTGGCCCGGCCCTTCTCGGCGTACTGCCTCTCCGCGCGCGCCAGCTCCTCGCCCGAGAGCTCCGCGTTGTAGGTGTCGACGGGCGGGAAGTGGGTGAACAGCCGCGTGCCGTCGATGCCCTCCCACCAGAAGGTGTGGTGCGGCATCGTGTTGGTGTCGTTCCACGAGATCTTCTGCGTGAGGAACCACCGAGCACCCGCCGCCTTCGCGATCTGCGGCAGCGCGGCCGAGTACCCGAACGAGTCGGGCAGCCACACCTCGCGCGGCTCGACGCCGAGCTCCTCGCGGAAGAACCGCTGGCCGGCGACGAACTGCCGCGCCATCGCCTCCCCGCCGGGGAGGTTCGTGTCCGACTCGACCCACATGCCGCCGACGGGGACGAACCGGCCCTCCGCGACCCGGGCACGGATCCGCTCGAACAGCTCCGGGTAGGCCTCCTGGACCCAGGCGAGCTGCTGCGCCGACGAGCACGAGAAGACCAGGTCCGGGTCGGTGTCCATGAGGTCGAGCACGTTCGAGAAGGTGCGGGCGCACTTGCGCACCGTCTCGCGTGGGGGCCACAGCCACGCCGAGTCGATGTGGGCGTGCCCGGTGGCCACGACCCGGTGGGCGCTCGCGGTCGCCGGCTGGGCCAGCACGCCCGCCAGCGCCCGCCGCCCGGCAGCTGCGGTCCCTGCGACGTCGAACGGGTCGACGACGTCGAGCATGTCCTCGAGCGCGCGCAGCACGAAGGCGCGCCGCGGCTGGTCCGCCGGGAGCTCGCGCACCAGGCCGCGCAGCGTCCACACGTCCGCCGCGAGCTCCCACACCGTCACGTCGCGTTCCGCGAGCACGGCCTGCGCGAGCCCGTAGAGGGGAGCGTCGCCGGCGGTCGCGGGATCGCCCAGGGGTGTCGGCCCGAAGCCCCGGTGCCCGATGTTCGGGTTCGAGGAGACCTCGAGGTACGCGTCGACGACGCCGCCGAGGCTGCTCAGGCGCACGTACCGGTTGCGCGGGTGGATCCCCTTCACGATCGCGCCGTCCGGCCGGTAGACGGTGGCCTCGGCCTGGAAGCCCGGCCCGGCCGCCGTGAAGCCGAGGTCGAAGACGAGCTCGAGGTCGCCGCCCTCCCAGCCCGCCGGCACCGTGCCGGTGACGTGGAGCCACGTGGTGCCCCAGGGCCGGCCGAACGCCTGCCCGGCGCCGAAGGGCTCGAACCGGTGGGCGACGGCGTCGGCGAACGGCACCGGCTCCCCGGGCGCCTCCCACCGGGTGACGGTGAGCGGCGTCGTGCGGCGGTAGACGGCGGGTGTCAGGCGCTCGTCGACGAACCGGTCGAGGCGGGCCTCCACCAGCCGGGAGGTGTCGTGCATCGTGGCTCCTTCGCTACCGCGACCCTGCGGCGATGGTCTGGCGGTTGACGGCACGGACGGCGTCCTCGTCGACCTTCACGACGCGGCGGTCGTAGGTGAGGAGCCCGTTCTGCTCGGTCTCGACGTCCGTGATCTGCGTGTACACCGACCCCGAGATGCCGTAGGCGGCGGCCGAGCGGAGCATGGCCGTCGTGTTGGCGACGTAGCCGGCGGTCAGGGCGTCCCGGTCGGGGACCGCGCCGTAGGGGTTGAGGTCGGCGCCCGGCCACGCGTGCCCGTCGACGGGCAGCGAGAGCCCGCCGTGCTCGCCGTCGACCGCCGCGCGCCGCGTGCCGGGGCTCGGCAGCGCGGGGCCCTGGTACACGTGCCAGTCGACGACGTCGCCGCCACCCGAGTCGGTCGGGACGTCGCAGCAGTTGACCCCGCTGGCGGCGTCGACGAGCCGGGACGGGTCCTGGGCCTTGACCTGGGCCGCGAGGTCGCTCGCGGCCTGGACGGACCACTGGCCCCAGCCCTCGTTGAAGGTGACCCAGCCGATGACCGACGTGACGCCTCGGAGCTGGTCGACGATGCGCGTCGTCTCCGCGCGGAAGCCCTGCTGGTCGCCCGGCGTGAGGGTGTCGTTCCTGCCGTTCGGCATCGACGGGATGTCCTGCCAGACCAGGACGCCCAGCCGGTCGGCCCAGGCGTACCAGCGTGCGGGCTCGACCTTGACGTGCTTGCGGATGGCGTTGAACCCCAGGTCCTTGGTCTTCTCGATGTCGAACCGCAGGGCGTCGTCGGTGGGCGCGGTGTAGATGCCGTCGGGCCAGAAGCCCTGGTCGAGCGTCGCGAGGAGGAAGGTCGGGACGTGGTTCAGGGTGATGCGCTGCTTGCCGCCCACGTTCTCGACGGCGATCTCGCGCAGGCCCGCGTAGGTCTCCACCGCGTCGTGCACGCCGGGGCCCGACAGGGTCGCCGTGAAGGTGTAGAGGAAGGGGTCGTCGGGCGTCCACAGGCGCGGCTCGCGGACGGTCAGCGTCAGCGCCGACGCCGCGGGCCCCGAGGCGGTGGCGACCTTGACCCCGTCCGCGTAGGCGTCGATCGCGAGCCGGGCACCCGCCGCGTCGCCGTGGAAGGTCGCGGTCGTGGTGAAGGTGGACGTGTCGACGTCGGGGGTCGCGACGAGCGTCGCGATGCTGACCGGGGGGACGGGTTCGAGCCAGACGGTCTGCCAGATGCCGCTGGACGCCGTGTAGAAGATCCCGCCGGGTTCGAGCCGCTGCTTGCCCACGGGGACGGCGGCGGCGTCGACGGGCGAGTCCACGGCGACGACGATCTCCTGCGTCCCGGTCGCGCGCAGCGCGGGCGTGATGTCGGCGCTGAACGCGTCGTAGCCCCCGGCGTGCTGCGCGACCTGCCGGCCGTTGACGTAGACGGTGGCCTCGTGGCTGACGGCGCCGAAGTGGAGCCGCACCCGGCCGCCGTCGGCGACGTAGCGGTCGGGGACCTCCACCGTCGTCCGGTACAGCGCGTGGTCGGCGTGCTCCTGGACACCCGAGAGCGCCGACTCCTCCGGGTACGGGACGAGGATCGTGCCGGGCAGGTCGGTGCCGAAGGGGATCGCGCCGGACCCGTCCCATGCCTCGTACTGCCAGACGCCGTTGAGGTCGAGCCAGTCCGGGTCGGCGGCCGTCGGCCGGGCCAGCTGGGGCCGCGGGTACTCGGGCAGCGCGTCGCCGGGGCCCACCTCGTCGGTCCACGGCGTGGTCAGCGGGGGAGCGCCCCGCCGCCAGCCGTCGGCCTCCGAGGGCTGCGTGCCGGTGCAGCCGCCGACGGCGAGCGCGACGGCCACGACCGTCGCGCCCACCGTCAGCCCCAGGCGGGGTGCCCGTGGGGCACGTGTCACGCGGCGTCCTCGGCCGCCTGCGCCCTCTTCTCGTACGCGGCCTGCTGGACCTGGACGTCGCGGACGCGCTCGATGTCCACCTTGGGGTTCCGGTCGGCGTCGTAGATGCCGTTCTCCTCCTGGAACGTGTCGGTGAGCTGGGTGTAGCAGTAGCCGAACATGAGCGGGTCGTCGAGCAGCACGCGCGTCAGGCCCGCGAAGCGCTCGTGCCACTCCTCGGCCGTCCGGACCCGCTCGCCGTACCCCCACGAGCCGGCCCGGGTCGGGTCCTGCGCCAGGGCGCGCTGCGCGAGCTCCTCGTTCCACCAGATGCCGCCGTACTCGGACACGAAGTAGGGCTGGCCCTCGTAGGGCAGGGAGATCTGCGCGCCGTCGTGGAGGTTGACGTACGGGGTGCCCTCCGCCAGCCCCGACATCAGCGCGCGGAACCGGTCCGGGTCCTGCTCGTAGCAGTGGCTGTCGTACACGTCGACGCCCCGCACGCGGTGCGAGTACCCGGAGGCGTCGATGACCGGCCGGGTCGGGTCGGCCGCCTTCGTGGCGAGGTACATGCCCACGGTCACGTCGTCGAGCTGCGTGATCCGGTCGTGCAGCGCCTGCCAGGTCTCGTTGAGGGGGCACCAGCCGACGATCGACGGGTGGTTCCGGTCGCGGCGCACCGCCTCGACCCACTGCGTGACGAACGACGCCGTCGGGCGCTGGTTGTCGCCGCGCGGGCCGGCACCGCCCGCGCCCCAGTCGCCGAACTCGCCCCAGACCAGGTAGCCCAGCCGGTCGGCGTGGTAGAGGTAGCGCTCCTCCGCCACGCGCTGGTGGATGCGGGCCCCGTTGAACCCGGCCGCGATGCCCAGCTCGATGTCGCGCCGCAGCGCCTCGTCCGACGGGGCCGTCATGAGCGTGTCGGGCCAGTAGCCCTGGTCGAGGACGAGCCGCTGGAACACCGGCTCCCCGTTGAGCAGCAGCCGGTTCCCGTCGATCGTGACCGACCGCAGGCCGGCGTAGGAGGAAACCTCGTCGACCACCGCCCCGCCGTCGAGGAGCCGCACGGTGAGGTCGTAGAGGTGCGGGTCCTGCGGCGACCAGAGCCGGACGCGGTCGGCGGGAACCTCCAGGCGGAGGCTCGGCGCGAGCTCCAGCACCGGGACGCTCGCCGTCACGATGTCGCCGGCGCCGTCGCGCAGCACCGCCTCGAGCGTCAGCCCGGCGGCGCGCGACGACAGCTCGGCGGTGACCCGGAAGGTCGAGTCCGCCACCTGGGGGACCACCTGGAGGGCCGCCACGTGGGCGGGCGCCACTGCCTCCATCCAGACCGTCTGCCAGATCCCGGTCGTGCGCGTGTAGAAGCACTCCGTGTTGTGGAAGTACGTCGCCTGCTTGCCGCGCGCCTGCGGTTCGTCGCGAGTGTCCCGGGCCCGCACGACGACGGTGAACTCGTCCCCGGCCCGCACGAGACCGGTCAGGTCGGCGGTGAACGACGTGAACCCGCCGCGGTGCCGGGCGACCTCCCGGCCGTCGACCCACACGGTGGCGTCGTGGTCGACGGCGCCGAAGTGGAGCAGCACGTCGCGCCCCGCCCACGTCTGCGGCACCCGCACGGTCCGGCGGTACCAGACCGCCGAGAGGAAGTCGGGGTTCCCGATGCCCGAGGCTGCCGACTCGGGCGCGAACGGCACCAGGATCCGCCCCTCGTACGGCGTCTCGAGCAGGCCGCGGTCGATGCCGGAGTCGCCGCGGTCCAGCTCGAACTCCCACGTCCCGTTGAGGTTCACCCACTCGTCCCGGACGAGCTGGGGGCGCGGGTGCTCAGGCCTGGGGGTCTCGTTCACTGCACAACCTCTTTCTGCACTGCTGTTCGTGGTCTGATGCGGGGCGCGCACGGGCTAGCCCTTGATCCCGGTGAGGCTGACGCCCTTGACGATGTAGCGCTGGAAGATGACGAAGAGCACGATCATCGGCAGCGACGCCACCATGTTCGCCGTCATCGGCAGCACATAGTCGACGGTGTAGGTGCTGGCGAACGTCGGGATGCCGATGGGGAGCGTGAACATGTCGGCCGTCATCGTCGCGAGCAACGGCCACAGATAGTTGTTCCAGCTCCCGGTGAAGGTGAGGATCCCGACGGTCAGGAGGATCGTCTTCGACAACGGCAGGACGAGGCTCCAGTAGATGCGCCAATGGCCCGCGCCGTCGACCGTGGCGGCCTCGGTGAGCTCGTTCGGCAGCTGCTTGATGAATGCCGTGATGATGATGAAGTTCATCGACGCGGCGATCCCCGGGAGGATCAGGCCCGCGTACGTGTTGATGAGGTGCATCCAGTTGGCCGTGACGAAGAGCGAGGTGATCGTGGCCTCGCCCGGCACCATGAGGCCGAGGATCATGAAGATGTAGAAGAACGTGGCGCCCTTGAACTTGATCCGGGCGACCGCGTAGGCGGCCATGGGGGTGACGAGCAGCGTCAGCGCCGTCGAGACGATCGCGATGATGAGGCTGTTGACGAACCACACCCAGACGCCCGACCGCAGGAGCACCGTCGGATAGTTCTCGAGCGTGTAGGGCGGGAGGAACCAGTCGAAGACGTTCGACATGGTCTGCCCCTCGTGGTGCAGCGAGACCGCCAGCGACCACAGGACGGGCACCAGGAAGGTGACGGCGAGGACGACGGTCGCAAAGGTCAGCAGGACGCCGCCGGGAGTGAGTCGCTTCTTCATGGTCACTTCTCGCTTCGGGTCTGGACTCGCAGCTGGAGCAGCGAGAAGACCAGCAATATGAGGAACAGGGCGAAGGACATGGCGGAGGCGTACCCGAGGTTGTCCTTCCCGAATCCCGTCTGGTAGATGTAAAGAACCAGCGACGTCGTCGAGCCGGCCGGCCCGCCTCCCGTGATCAGCTGCACCTGGCCGAAGACCTTGAAGCACGCGATGACCTGCAGCAGGAACACCAGCCAGTGCGTGCGGGACATGAGCGGGAGCGTGATCGAGAAGAGCTGCCGTCCCTTGCTCGCGCCGTCGATCGACGCGGCCTCGTAGACGTCGTCGGGAATCTCCTGGAGCGCCGCGAGATAGAGCAGCATCGCGAACCCGATCGTCCACCACACGGTGGTTCCCGCCAGCGTGACCCACGCCAGGCGTGGCCCGAGGAGCCATTGCGGTTCGACGTCGGCCGGCAGGAGCCCGATGTCGTGGAGGAAGTGGTTGATGAACCCCGTGTGGGGCGACGCCATGAACCGCGAGATGTACGAGATGACCGAGACGGTCAGGACGCTGGGGATGTAGAACGCCGACCGGGCGAACGCCCGGACCCGGCTCGCGCGGTTGGCCAGCAGGGCGACCAGGACGGCGACGACCATCATCGTGGGCACGGTGATGATCGTGAACTTCACCGTGTTGCCCAGCGCCGCCCAGAAGTACTTGTCGTCGAGCGCCTTGGCGTAGTTGGCGAGGCCGACGAAGCCCTGGGAGCCGGTCAGGCTCCACTTGCTGAGGCTCACCCACATGGCCTGGAACACGGGCCAGATCGTGAACACCGTGTACAGCAGCAGGAAGGGCGCCATGAACACGAGCGCGGTGGTGAGCTCACGCCGGTTCCGCGACGTCGTCTGGTGGCTCTGTGGTCGGCGTCTCCGCGCGGGGCGCCTCTGTGCTTGCCGCGCGCCCGCGATCGCGAGCTCGCGCCGGTTCAGCAACTTCACCTGGGTCTCTTTTCGTGCGCACCGGCCACGCTGCCGGTCGAGGACGGGTCGGAGGACGGGTCGCCCGGGCCGGCCGCACGCCATGGCGCGCGCGGCCGGCCGCAGGGGTGGGGTGACCGCCGAGGAACGGCGTGACTACTGCAGGTCCGAACCCATCTCCGCGATCATGTTGTCGATCGCGGTGCCGGAGTCGCTCTGCCCGGCCCAGATCGTGTCGAGGTTCTTGATGATGGTGTCCTTGAGCGCGTAGAAGTGCTCGTTGCTCGACGGCAGCACCGCCACGTCCTTCTCGTGCATGTAGCTGCTGCGGAAGGGCATGTCCAGGTAGGCCTGGTTGGACGTCACCTGGGAGTTGGCGGGGATCTGCCCCGACCCGGCCCAGGTCAGGCCGCCCTGCGACGCGACCCAGTTGATGAAGTCGACGGCCGCCTGGGTGTCCTCGTCGGAGCGCTTCGGGTTCGCCGGGATGATCAGGGTGTGCGAGTCCGCCCAGGCGGCGTCGCTGCCGCCGAACAGGGCCGGGAAGTTCTGCGGCGTGAAGCTCAGCCCGTCGCTCTGCTCGAAGGCGCCCGTCGCCCAGGTCCCGCCGAACATGATCGCGGCCTGGCCCTGCTGGAACAGCTTCTGGTGGTCCTCGATGCCGGGCAGGACGTACCCGTCGTCGTAGAGGCCCTTGAGGAAGTCGGCGGCCTTCACGGCGGTGGCACGGTCCATCGTGATCTTCGTGCCGTCGCTGGAGACCAGCGGGGCGCCGCCCATCTGGAAGTAGGTGGCCCACCAGACGCGGTAGGGGTCGTCGCCCTGCTGGGGGAGCGCCAGCGGGGAGACGTCCGCGCCGACGGAGTCCTTGAGCTGCTTGAGGATGCCGAGCAGGTCGTCGGAGCTCGCGACGGGGAGCTGGCCGTTCGCGTCGAGCTGGATGCCGGCCTTCTGGATGAGGTCGTTGTTGAAGTACATGATCTCGGCGTGGGTGTCCAGCGGGATCGCGTAGTGCTGGCCGTCGAACGAGACGCCGTCCTGGGAGGCCTTCGGGTACTCGCTCCAGTCGGTGCCCGCCGCCGAGGTGTAGTCGTCGATCGGGACGACGACGTCCTTGGCCACCAGCTCGGGCAGCTTCGACATGTGGGAGATGCCGATGTCGGGGCCGTTGCCGGTCGCGACCGCGGTCGTGAGCTTCGTGTAGTAGTCCGCCCAGACCAGCATCACGGACTGGACCTGCTTCTTCGGGTTCGTCGCGTTGTACTCCTCGACGATCTTGTCCATCCAGGCGCCGTCGCCTCCGGAGAACAGCGACCACAGGACGAGCTTGTCGGGGTCGGTCTTGACGCTCTCGGGGTTGTTGACGGTGCCGTCCTCGTTCACGTCGGCGGTGGCACCGCCGCCGGGGGCGCTCCCGGCTGACGGACCGCTGCATCCCGCCAGGGCAAGCGCTGCAGTCACGGCGACAGCGCCGAGACTCAGGAGTCCCTTCCTCATGGGTTTGATCCTCTCCGAGGTCTGCGCCCGGACTCCTGCGTCCGGGCCGGGCCTCGTCACTCCGTCGTGTGGGTCGCCCGACGACCCCAGGGAAGCGTCGCCAGGAGGCGATTTTGCATCGATGCATTTCGCCCGCCGCTCAGCATCCTCGGGGACTAGGCCGGTGTCAAGCGTCTGTGCCAGACTTCCGTCCGAGCCGCTGACAAGGGAGTTGCATGGGATCACGCAGGGACGTCGCCGTCGCCGCAGGCGTCTCCGTCCGCACCGTCTCGAACGTCGTCAGCGGGGCCGCCCACGTCGCCCCCCGGACGCGGGAGCGCGTCCTCAGGGCGATCGAGCAGCTCGACTACCGCCCCAGCGAGTTCGCCCGCAGCCTGCGGGTGGGCAGGTCCGGCCTCGTTGGCCTCATGCTGCCCGAGCTGGACACCCCGTACTTCGCCGACATCACCCGCACGCTCGTCGGCGAGGGGTCGCGCCACGGCCTGACCGTCGTGATCGACCAGACCGAGGGCGACCGGAACCGCGAGCTCGCCTGGATCGAGCGCACCACCCACGGGGGCCTGTTCGACGGGCTGATCCTGAGCCCGCTCGCGCTCCGGCCGGGTGACGTGGGCCTCTTCCCGCGCGACAGCCCGGTGGTGTTCCTCGGCGAGGACGAGTTCCCCGGCTTCGACCACGTCATGGTGGACGGCGCGGCAGCGGCCCGCGACGCGGTGACCCACCTGGTTGACGCCGGCCGGCGGAGGATCGCCGTGATCGGCGCCGAGCGGCCCGGCCGGGGCACCAGCGCGCAGCGCCTCGACGGCTGGCGGGACGCGCTGGCGCGCGCGGACGTGCCGGCCGACCCCGAGCTCGTCGGCTATGTCAGCGGGTTCACCCGGACCGAGGGCTACCGGGCGATGCACGAGCTGCTCGACCGCGGCCCGGACGCGGTCTTCTGCTTCTCCGACCCCTTGGCGCTCGGGGCGATGCGCGCCCTGTACGAGCGGAAGGTCCGCGTGCCCGACGACGTCGCCGTCGTCGGCTTCGACGACATCGAGGACGGCAGGTTCTCCGCCCCGTCGCTGACGACCATCAGCCCCGACAAGGCGCTCCTGGCGCGCACGACGTTCCGGCGGCTGACCGCACGGCTCGAAGGGAGCCGGGACGATCCCGAGACCGTCATTGTCCCGCACCGGCTCGTCGTGCGGGAGAGCTCGCCGGGCGACTGACCCTGCGGGCGCCCGACCTGCGGACGGGCCCGGGCTGCGGGGCCCGCCGACCGGCGAGGCCCCGCAGCCCCACGGCGGCTCAGGGCGCGACGATCGACACCGCGTCCGAGAGGTAGTCGATGCCGTGCGCGGAGACGCCGACCCGGAGCGACGCACCCGGGGCGAGGTCGCCGGGGACGGCGAGCCGGACCGTCCACCGGCCCTCGGCGTCCGCGTCGAGCGGCTCGACGAGGTCGACGTCGTGGCGGACGCCGTCGACCGTCAGGACCGGCTCCATGCCCGTCGTGCCCGCCGGGGTGCCCGCCTGACCGGTGTCGAAGCAGTCGTCGAAGAAGTGCCGGCCGTCCACCTCGATCTGCGCGCCCGGCGCGGCGCCCGCGGGCGCCGAGACCTCCGGGGCCACGCAGGACGCCGCCCCGGGCGACGCCGTCGCCGAGCACCCGGCGGAGGTCGGCAGAGCGCCGAGCGCGACGACGACGACGGCAGCGGCGCGACGGCGGTCCATGAGACGGACGGTAGCGCCCGCGGGCCTACCGCGCCGCGGCGTCGGACCCCGGCACGTCGTGGCGCTGCCACGTCGCGAGGACGCCCGCACCGCGGAACCCGAGGGCCACGTTGATCGACAGCATGAACGTGTTCTCCTCGGCGTTGAACGTGTGGATGCGGCGGATCTTGGGGCGGTCGGCCATCATCGCGAGCAGGTTCGTGGCCTTGACGAGCATGCCGAGACGGCGGCCGCGGTGGTCGGAGATCACCAGGGTGTCGCCCTGGAAGCCGAAGTCGACCTCGTCGAAGTCGGGGAGGGCCAGCTCCGTGAACGCCGTGAGCGCGCCGGTGGGGGCGTGCTCGGCGGCCGTGAGCAGCACCTGCTGGTGGGCCTGCGCCTGCTCCTCGAGGTGCGCGGCGACACGGGCCGCGTCCCACTGCTGCGCCTCGGTCTCGACGGCGGCGTGCGGGGCGTCCGTGCTCATCCGGGCCCACAGCACGGCGAGGCGCTCGTGGAACTCCGCCGGGACGGTGCGGTTCCACGTGTGCACCACGTAGTCGTCCCCCGCGGCGGCAACGGCCGCGGCGAGATGCTGCTCGACGTCGGACGTCGTGTCGGGCACGGGCAGCGTGGACGCGCGGGCCACCTGCTCGAGCGCGAAGCCGCGCCGGAGGGCGAAGCGCGCCGCCGCGTCCGTCGTGTCCACGCGGCCGGAGCCGGTCGGCGCCGTGACGACGCCAGGACCCGGATCGGGCTCGGGGGCGTGCGCGCTCCAGCTGACCGCGACCGTGCGGCCCGTCCGGGCCACCCACGTGTCGGCCGCGTCGGCGAGGGCCGTGCCGATGCCCTGGGCGCGGTGGTCCGGGTGCACGGAGACGCTGACGAACGCGAGGTGCTCGTCGTCCTGCTGCGGCAGGCCGATCTCGGCGACACCGAGGACGGCCGTGTGGTCGCTGCCGTCGGCGTCGTCGCGGACGGCGGCGACCAGGGTGTTGCGCTTCCAGGGGTTGTCGGCCAGGAACGCCATGAGGATCGGGGTCGGGGCCCAGCGGTCGTGGTGCCCCCAGGTCTCGAGCTCGACGGCCTGCCGGATGCGGGAGTAGCCCTGGTAGACCCAGCGCCACTCCCACTCCCAGTCGGCGCCGACGGGCGGTGCGGGGACTTCGACGATGCGCCAGGCGGGCGCGGGGTTGCTCATGGTGGGGATCGTAGGAAGGCGGGGACCCGGTGGCACCGTCTATTTGCGCCCGGCGCGCGATGACCGGTCGTGCCTGGGTCCTGCGCCGACCTCAGGGCTCGGCGAACGACGGCA
Coding sequences:
- a CDS encoding carbohydrate ABC transporter permease — encoded protein: MKLLNRRELAIAGARQAQRRPARRRRPQSHQTTSRNRRELTTALVFMAPFLLLYTVFTIWPVFQAMWVSLSKWSLTGSQGFVGLANYAKALDDKYFWAALGNTVKFTIITVPTMMVVAVLVALLANRASRVRAFARSAFYIPSVLTVSVISYISRFMASPHTGFINHFLHDIGLLPADVEPQWLLGPRLAWVTLAGTTVWWTIGFAMLLYLAALQEIPDDVYEAASIDGASKGRQLFSITLPLMSRTHWLVFLLQVIACFKVFGQVQLITGGGPAGSTTSLVLYIYQTGFGKDNLGYASAMSFALFLILLVFSLLQLRVQTRSEK
- a CDS encoding extracellular solute-binding protein — encoded protein: MRKGLLSLGAVAVTAALALAGCSGPSAGSAPGGGATADVNEDGTVNNPESVKTDPDKLVLWSLFSGGDGAWMDKIVEEYNATNPKKQVQSVMLVWADYYTKLTTAVATGNGPDIGISHMSKLPELVAKDVVVPIDDYTSAAGTDWSEYPKASQDGVSFDGQHYAIPLDTHAEIMYFNNDLIQKAGIQLDANGQLPVASSDDLLGILKQLKDSVGADVSPLALPQQGDDPYRVWWATYFQMGGAPLVSSDGTKITMDRATAVKAADFLKGLYDDGYVLPGIEDHQKLFQQGQAAIMFGGTWATGAFEQSDGLSFTPQNFPALFGGSDAAWADSHTLIIPANPKRSDEDTQAAVDFINWVASQGGLTWAGSGQIPANSQVTSNQAYLDMPFRSSYMHEKDVAVLPSSNEHFYALKDTIIKNLDTIWAGQSDSGTAIDNMIAEMGSDLQ
- a CDS encoding LacI family DNA-binding transcriptional regulator yields the protein MGSRRDVAVAAGVSVRTVSNVVSGAAHVAPRTRERVLRAIEQLDYRPSEFARSLRVGRSGLVGLMLPELDTPYFADITRTLVGEGSRHGLTVVIDQTEGDRNRELAWIERTTHGGLFDGLILSPLALRPGDVGLFPRDSPVVFLGEDEFPGFDHVMVDGAAAARDAVTHLVDAGRRRIAVIGAERPGRGTSAQRLDGWRDALARADVPADPELVGYVSGFTRTEGYRAMHELLDRGPDAVFCFSDPLALGAMRALYERKVRVPDDVAVVGFDDIEDGRFSAPSLTTISPDKALLARTTFRRLTARLEGSRDDPETVIVPHRLVVRESSPGD
- a CDS encoding GNAT family N-acetyltransferase → MSNPAPAWRIVEVPAPPVGADWEWEWRWVYQGYSRIRQAVELETWGHHDRWAPTPILMAFLADNPWKRNTLVAAVRDDADGSDHTAVLGVAEIGLPQQDDEHLAFVSVSVHPDHRAQGIGTALADAADTWVARTGRTVAVSWSAHAPEPDPGPGVVTAPTGSGRVDTTDAAARFALRRGFALEQVARASTLPVPDTTSDVEQHLAAAVAAAGDDYVVHTWNRTVPAEFHERLAVLWARMSTDAPHAAVETEAQQWDAARVAAHLEEQAQAHQQVLLTAAEHAPTGALTAFTELALPDFDEVDFGFQGDTLVISDHRGRRLGMLVKATNLLAMMADRPKIRRIHTFNAEENTFMLSINVALGFRGAGVLATWQRHDVPGSDAAAR